The Cervus canadensis isolate Bull #8, Minnesota chromosome X, ASM1932006v1, whole genome shotgun sequence genome contains a region encoding:
- the AKAP14 gene encoding A-kinase anchor protein 14 isoform X2 gives MCEKKMNVTKKVKFEKEANEDKGSTSQAMAKDPQDITEIALTLAKDAITAAIKSIEEAENPVRNIDWITHGEFTEEKGRKQVEEFVLNWEYQGRWEHYTEFLRKEDVFHSFYYIYCVRWSIPTARRPIAQITASVYFTIKVNKNKPPDTPIDVSYVFEGHSLIHRPGMIRFREKWLRDIIEAKYVLINPNIFQFNSIGIFQNILGDF, from the exons ATGTG TGAAAAGAAGATGAATGTGACCAAAAAAGTCAAGTTTGAGAAGGAAGCAAATGAGGATAAAGGTTCCACAAGCCAGGCAATGGCCAAAGACCCTCAAGACATAACAGAAATAGCTCTAACTTTAGCCAAGGATGCCATCACTGCTGCTATCAAGTCTATAGAAG AAGCTGAAAACCCCGTCAGAAATATCGACTGGATCACCCACGgtgaattcacagaagaaaaggGCCGTAAGCAAGTTGAAGAGTTTGTTTTG AATTGGGAGTATCAAGGCCGCTGGGAGCACTACACAGAGTTTTTAAGGAAGGAAGATGTGTTTCACAGCTTCTACTACATCTACTGTGTACGTTGGAGCATCCCAACTGCTCGGAGACCCATAGCCCAAATCACTGCCAGTGTGTACTTCACCATCAAGGTCAACAAAAACAAACCTCCG GATACACCCATtgatgtctcttatgtctttgaGGGCCATTCATTAATTCACAG ACCAGGAATGATTCGCTTTCGAGAAAAATGGCTAAGGGACATTATTGAGGccaaatatgttttaataaatcCAAATATCTTCCAATTCAACAGTATTGGAATCTTCCAGAATATTTTAGGAGATTTCTAA
- the AKAP14 gene encoding A-kinase anchor protein 14 isoform X1, protein MIRSQSEKKMNVTKKVKFEKEANEDKGSTSQAMAKDPQDITEIALTLAKDAITAAIKSIEEAENPVRNIDWITHGEFTEEKGRKQVEEFVLNWEYQGRWEHYTEFLRKEDVFHSFYYIYCVRWSIPTARRPIAQITASVYFTIKVNKNKPPDTPIDVSYVFEGHSLIHRPGMIRFREKWLRDIIEAKYVLINPNIFQFNSIGIFQNILGDF, encoded by the exons ATGATCCGGTCACAGAG TGAAAAGAAGATGAATGTGACCAAAAAAGTCAAGTTTGAGAAGGAAGCAAATGAGGATAAAGGTTCCACAAGCCAGGCAATGGCCAAAGACCCTCAAGACATAACAGAAATAGCTCTAACTTTAGCCAAGGATGCCATCACTGCTGCTATCAAGTCTATAGAAG AAGCTGAAAACCCCGTCAGAAATATCGACTGGATCACCCACGgtgaattcacagaagaaaaggGCCGTAAGCAAGTTGAAGAGTTTGTTTTG AATTGGGAGTATCAAGGCCGCTGGGAGCACTACACAGAGTTTTTAAGGAAGGAAGATGTGTTTCACAGCTTCTACTACATCTACTGTGTACGTTGGAGCATCCCAACTGCTCGGAGACCCATAGCCCAAATCACTGCCAGTGTGTACTTCACCATCAAGGTCAACAAAAACAAACCTCCG GATACACCCATtgatgtctcttatgtctttgaGGGCCATTCATTAATTCACAG ACCAGGAATGATTCGCTTTCGAGAAAAATGGCTAAGGGACATTATTGAGGccaaatatgttttaataaatcCAAATATCTTCCAATTCAACAGTATTGGAATCTTCCAGAATATTTTAGGAGATTTCTAA